The following proteins are encoded in a genomic region of Gossypium hirsutum isolate 1008001.06 chromosome D05, Gossypium_hirsutum_v2.1, whole genome shotgun sequence:
- the LOC121217637 gene encoding F-box/WD-40 repeat-containing protein At5g21040 — MAFECQESTEISKNLANYSESNHSSYNSAPENLETSKPSLDFNPKKGISSFYGSKQLPPNDVFTNARRSITDLPPALVSEILNYLDPKELGIISCVSTILHNIASEHHVWKEFYCERWGLPVASGLLGAGASDEKSWKKLFVERDFRSKTFLGRCSIDVLYGHTEAVRTVFLLASAKLIFTAGYDSVVRMWDMEEGLSMASSRPLGCTIRAVAADTKLLVAGGTDGFIHCWKAVESLKHLFDLKGVEKQNKEFRLWEHEGPITSLALDLTRIYSGSWDMTVRVWDRSSLKCTQVLRHGDWVWSLVPHDTTVVSTSGSDVFLWQTNTGTLLNVIQNGHVGNTYALARSCTGDFLFTGGEDGAIHMFEIISGSDESSVVQVATWIPHSGAVYSLAFEFPWLVSASSDGKLALIDVRKLLRAGKRTLGKRVSRDNDIDQRNIEPPQRMLHGFGCNLFSVGIGADRIVCGGEEGVVRIWNFSEALEIEQRARALRGIRLENRMRRRRLQIEMNNKGGRTDQCSVAAKKKTVNGDRNSVWHSKRSISSKVKT, encoded by the coding sequence atggCATTTGAATGCCAAGAAAGCACTGAGATTTCTAAGAATCTAGCTAATTATTCTGAGTCAAACCATTCTAGTTACAATTCCGCACCTGAAAATTTGGAAACTTCAAAACCGTCTTTGGATTTTAACCCTAAGAAGGgcatttcaagcttttatggttCAAAACAGTTACCTCCTAATGATGTTTTTACGAATGCCCGGCGGTCAATCACTGATCTCCCACCAGCCTTAGTTTCAGAAATTTTGAATTACCTCGACCCTAAAGAGCTTGGTATAATATCTTGTGTGTCGACCATTCTCCATAATATAGCATCCGAGCATCACGTTTGGAAAGAGTTTTATTGCGAGAGGTGGGGTTTACCAGTTGCCTCGGGACTTTTGGGTGCTGGGGCTTCCGATGAGAAATCATGGAAAAAATTGTTTGTGGAGAGGGATTTTAGGAGCAAGACATTTTTAGGAAGGTGTAGCATTGATGTTTTATATGGTCATACTGAAGCTGTTAGAACTGTGTTTCTGTTGGCTTCCGCCAAACTCATTTTTACTGCTGGATATGATTCGGTTGTACGAATGTGGGATATGGAGGAGGGGCTGTCAATGGCATCATCGCGGCCCCTTGGTTGTACTATTAGGGCTGTTGCAGCCGATACTAAACTATTAGTTGCTGGGGGTACTGATGGCTTTATCCATTGTTGGAAGGCAGTAGAGAGTCTTAAGCACTTGTTTGACCTTAAGGGTGTTGAGAAACAGAACAAGGAGTTTCGACTGTGGGAACACGAGGGGCCTATAACTTCTCTTGCTTTGGACCTTACTAGGATATATAGTGGTTCTTGGGACATGACAGTTCGTGTTTGGGATAGGTCATCACTGAAGTGCACACAGGTATTGAGGCATGGTGACTGGGTTTGGAGCCTTGTTCCTCATGACACAACTGTTGTAAGCACATCAGGTTCTGATGTGTTTCTTTGGCAGACAAATACTGGGACTCTGTTAAATGTTATTCAAAATGGTCACGTTGGTAATACTTATGCCTTGGCTCGGAGTTGCACTGGAGACTTCCTTTTTACTGGTGGAGAAGATGGAGCGATACACATGTTTGAGATTATAAGTGGGTCTGACGAATCTAGTGTCGTGCAGGTTGCAACATGGATTCCTCACTCAGGTGCTGTTTACTCACTTGCATTTGAGTTTCCCTGGCTTGTTTCAGCTTCCAGTGATGGTAAACTTGCACTAATTGATGTTCGGAAGTTGTTGAGGGCCGGTAAGCGCACCTTGGGGAAAAGGGTTTCAAGGGATAATGACATTGACCAAAGGAACATAGAGCCACCCCAGAGAATGCTCCATGGATTTGGGTGCAATTTGTTCTCAGTCGGTATTGGTGCAGATCGAATTGTCTGTGGGGGTGAAGAAGGTGTTGTTCGTATCTGGAACTTCTCAGAAGCTCTAGAAATTGAGCAGAGGGCACGGGCACTAAGAGGAATACGTTTGGAGAATAGGATGAGGCGACGCAGACTTCAAATTGAGATGAATAATAAGGGTGGTCGAACTGATCAATGTTCTGTTGCAGCCAAGAAGAAAACAGTCAATGGTGATAGGAATAGTGTCTGGCACAGTAAACGTAGCATAAGCTCCAAGGTGAAGACATAA
- the LOC107959255 gene encoding uncharacterized protein: MEMTARSLSQAKLQSCSATLSPSFLQSKASLSASNLVVPFQSCKNYGVRLKFDRNRLRKQRNVAVIFASESESNTSTDVTDRWLLEPAGDGDSRHIGFKVQMPDAFEIASSEVTVGRLPDKADVVIPVATVSGIHARIQKKGGNLLVTDLDSTNGTFINDQRLRPGVVSKVPPGSFLIFGDIHLAMFRVSKLENVASIESKPEESADKVESETATEGPSMD, encoded by the exons ATGGAGATGACTGCACGATCTTTGTCTCAAGCAAAGCTCCAAAGCTGCTCGGCTACTCTTTCACCTTCCTTCCTTCAGTCAAAAGCCTCTCTTTCTGCATCAAATTTGGTGGTCCCTTTTCAGTCCTGCAAAAACTATGGTGTCAGGCTCAAATTTGATAGAAACAGATTAAGGAAACAAAGAAATGTTGCGGTTATTTTTGCTTCTGAGAGTGAAAGTAATACTTCCACAGATGTCACTGATCGATGGCTTCTTGAACCTGCAG GTGATGGAGATTCAAGACACATTGGATTTAAGGTTCAAATGCCAGATGCGTTTGAAATTGCTTCC AGCGAAGTGACTGTTGGTCGCCTCCCTGATAAGGCAGATGTGGTGATTCCAGTTGCAACAG TATCGGGAATTCATGCTCGGATTCAGAAGAAAGGAGGGAATCTTCTGGTGACAGACTTGGATAGTACAAATGGGACTTTCATCAATGACCAGAGGCTAAGACCAGGGGTTGTTTCCAAGGTGCCACCCGGAAGTTTTCTTATATTCG GGGATATTCATTTGGCAATGTTTCGTGTCTCGAAGCTTGAGAATGTTGCCAGCATCGAAAGCAAACCGGAGGAATCTGCTGATAAAGTAGAAAGTGAAACTGCAACTGAGGGTCCTTCAATGGACTAA